AGCTAAAAAGcttatattattgtataGTAACAAAAACGATAAGGAAACATTATCgaagtatatttttaaaggaTGCTAGCATAAtagttttttaaattaaaagaaaaacaatatataaccatatacatattcttatatttatgttcaGGCTTTTCTGCTATTTACACATATAAGATAAACTGAAATTAGTTtccaataaaataaaaataacttttagaaaaagaaaaaataattatgtcAAACAAAAAGAGAACCATTTTAAAAGTTATCATTCTTGGGGATAGTGGGTAAACacaaaaaacataaaagcaatctatttatatatattttaaatattttataaaaaatgtaatcatatattatatttaagaagaatataaagaaaagggtaacaaaaaagaaaactACGTTGCagatataattaattatgaAGGAAAATACGattaacatattttgtactatttttttaagtaatgtatattttatgcatattaaTGCATTACACATGTTACTAAACTAAAgatatacttttaaaattataaaaggGTTACTGAAatgttataataaatgagcatatctatatatatgtctataatataaaatttacaCATATGTGTTTTGAATTTtgtttgtaaaaaaatggaatttTAATAGCAATCATATTTTGATATGCAGAATTGTGTAAAATATTAGAAAGATAAAAAGattaagaaaataaaggggagtcgtttttttaaaaatcaaaattgTATGGGACAAAAAACGAAATAcaattaaatatagaacaataacttttaaaatttaattaataattttgagttaataaatattatatagcTAACAAATACATTCATATTACACATTCCTTGTTATCTGATTCAAGTTGACTATATTACtatcaaataatttgtgCCTATTctattaattatatgtatttttttatctctATGCAGTGTTGGAAAAACATCATTAATGAATCAATAcgtaaataaaaagtttaCGAATCAATACAAAGCTACAAGTAATTATATAatcttatatattattttaggATGTTTTTACTATATGAAGAGattctattattatttccttaatttaatttaataaaactttgtttttttcagtTGGAGCagattttttaacaaagGAAACAGTAGTTGATAATGAGCAATTAACTATGCAGGTTATATGAGAATGAAATAAGTATTACAAATAGAcgtatatatgtatttggTGTATTAATTAACTTCTATTAttgtaatattataatatcacgaattacataataatatattgcCACATTTCACATTATTGGTAtttgtacatattttacaaaatgtttatattagATATGGGATACAGCAGGACAGGAGCGCTTTCAAAGTTTAGGCGTAGCCTTTTATAGGGGAGCAGATTGCTGTGTCTTAGTTTTTGATTTAACAAATTACAAAACTTATGAATCTTTAGAATCTTGGAAAGATGAATTTCTAATAcaagtaaataaaatgaagaaaaataaattattcaaatGCATGCAGAAGCATGTTCTCTTTTCATAACCATTAACATATTTAcgttcatataatatttttgatagtactttttcattaatttatatttttcctttttagGCAAGTCCAAAGGATCCTGAAAATTTCCCCTTTGTTATAATTGGAAATAAAGTTGATGAAACGAATAAAAGAAAAGTAATTTTTAAGCAAATAACACAgctatttataaatatgttagCATActctatatatacatatatttgtgGGTATGGGacaatatatgtatattgttatttcctttttcaGGTTCAATCTGTAAAAGTTTTGCAGTGGTGTAAagcaaataataatataccaTACTTTGAGACAAGTGCCAAAAATGCAATTAATGTTGATCAAGCATTTGATGAAATAGCAAGAAAGGCTATGAAACAAGAACTTCAAGAAGAGCAAATGTAAGAAAATGCGgcaacaaatatattaataaatataggaaataaaaaaattttttctctttatttatacattaaaataaaaatatacatgtatTTATGTGGgaattcatattttatcttCTGCGTTTATGCATAACTCATGCGAAAATACTATTGTTTATTAATAGTATTTTCTGAAAACCATGCACACAtcacattttattaatgatttcttgttttatttattctaaTCAGATATTTACCCGAAACCTTTACTCTAAATAGCCAAAAtgatcaaaaaatatacaaaagcCGATGTTGTTAACTAAAATATTaagataataaatttttttactactaaaaaacattatttattatattttttatccgATGCCTTTTGTAATTGTTTTTCTATgaaactatattttttcactggaaattatatataccttccaaaattatatatatatgtatataaatgtcTTTATGTGCGTGATTATTACAGAATGaatgcatatatgtataataatgatattataTGCAAATCAATTTATCATTTGGTAACACATAAGAGACATTCAatgaaatttattattattttatctatttttaaatacgttaaaaacaaaatcaTGAAAATccaatttttatgtattattataccCAAGGATGTGGATTTAGGAAAACATATTGTgttcaaatatattttttagtatttAGGAATAAAcacaattttttcattccATAATTAACTATTACGTAAATATTCTAAATAGATAAATAgcaatatatgtatatatataatcgcaaagtatataatagttttttatttttaatgttaaattatttaaaggGCAAACATAATTCGAAGCTGTGGATGATAGTTTATATATCACAATTTTCCATAAAAGTAAaccaatatataaatatgtgtatGCGGATTATATTTTCCCCTTCATTCCATCTTTTTAATAATggatttatttctttattagtCTATTCCACAATGTAAAtctaaatatttgtaaaaattaatataaacacATTATGGTAATAAATGCAGccctttttatttcaaaattatactcatttatttattatatttatatatatcattttctttgtttatatttgaattatatatagttggtgatattaaattatgccatttaaaaaatatgtaattcAAATCTATAAAACTTATATCAATGCTTATatcacatatattttaaatatatatataaagtgAGAAAATATGACATTTAGTAATTTTGGGGAtagttttaatataaattattataatttttaatatcatatatattttttgggtgataactattatattattattattttttttcgtaataatataatttttatgaatattttaagacaatggaaataaaatactgTTATTGAATGCTCGTTGTTTAtagattaaaaaaatataatatatgcaatatCTATAATATGCACAGTTTCTTTGCATTTTTGtgcatataaaatttttttcagtAAAAAGGTTTGCTACaataacatttatatataattttttataagaaaaataaaaatgttatttttatatttgttccATAAggataattaatatattctttatattaaaaaaatattattataaaaaaaataaataagtgAAATTATacttttgtattttttcaccaacaaaaaatattatagtaTTCCTTtgtgataatataattgattattataagtattaagaattttttataaaggGAAGAATTCGTGGTATTACTTTAAGTTTTTTGAAAAACTATAATTATGTACACTTTGGTATGCCAAATGttagaaaattatattttatatatataatatttttttcatataactatttattatatatatatgaatttttttttgaaaaatgaataaataatttgatataatattatgttttggtgatattattataatgcaaaacatgtattattttatggaaatcattgtatataatatggatatttttaagacaaaaaaaataaattgacTTTTACAATCAtcaataattatttaaaatagtaggatataaaatttgttttttatgatattttttaaatttggTATTATATGTTAATGTGCGCGtgatttttttgatttgtTATATTACACTTATATGTGAAtaaatagttatatatagGAAATAAGGGCGTACATATTTcttatgcatatatgtagctaataataattaatcttaaatgaaaattataaatttagaaaaaatataagaattaaataaattcaaaataagtttaatatataaaaaaatggaagaAGCTGAAGTACCTGTTCCcgatttattaaaaaaactaatTAACACTCACAACTATTATATAGACAAAACAActttatatttgaaaacCCGATGGCTTTCATTACtgtgtttatttattatatatgtacttAGGGTTTATTATGTAACCGGATTTTATGTTGTATCGTATGcattatcaatttttttgttaaatttatttttaaggTTTTTAACCCCCCACAATATTgaagaaatatatgaacaatATGAAAATGAGAATAATGGATTATTGCTTCCTATGAAACAAGTCAACGAACAAAAAAGAGATAATAATCCTGATGACAAAAAAGAATTTAGACCATTTTTAAGgaaattaaatgaatttaaattttggTTATATTCAACGAGAGCTATTTTGCTATCAATAGTTTGCACGTTTTTCCCATTTTTGGACATACCTGTATTTTGGCCcttattacttttttattttatatgtttatttttggCTACTATGAAGGagcaaattaaaaatatgatcagatttaaatatttaccCTTTAACACATgtaatgtttttatatttaaaaaaaacgattttttttttttcaattttaaaGAAAGTATATAACCATATTATTGGATAAtgatacatatatataggcatgtgcatatatccatttacttttcttctttttcagCTACCAAGCAAACTTATGGTTCCATTGTTCGGGGGAATGGGAGAAACAAATAAAGTTAAATATGCtatgcatattattatataggAGGACTCATATTTGAACGAAATTAATGTATagtttttttcttatatactatagttatatttttttaattttagtAAAAGATTGTTGTTTTATTCATGTATTGTTAAACTGTTTAATATACAATTGtttcaaattatttatacaattattacatgtaa
Above is a window of Plasmodium berghei ANKA genome assembly, chromosome: 4 DNA encoding:
- a CDS encoding ras-related protein RAB7, putative, which produces MSNKKRTILKVIILGDSGVGKTSLMNQYVNKKFTNQYKATIGADFLTKETVVDNEQLTMQIWDTAGQERFQSLGVAFYRGADCCVLVFDLTNYKTYESLESWKDEFLIQASPKDPENFPFVIIGNKVDETNKRKVQSVKVLQWCKANNNIPYFETSAKNAINVDQAFDEIARKAMKQELQEEQIYLPETFTLNSQNDQKIYKSRCC
- a CDS encoding protein RER1, putative, whose amino-acid sequence is MEEAEVPVPDLLKKLINTHNYYIDKTTLYLKTRWLSLLCLFIIYVLRVYYVTGFYVVSYALSIFLLNLFLRFLTPHNIEEIYEQYENENNGLLLPMKQVNEQKRDNNPDDKKEFRPFLRKLNEFKFWLYSTRAILLSIVCTFFPFLDIPVFWPLLLFYFICLFLATMKEQIKNMIRFKYLPFNTSTKQTYGSIVRGNGRNK